A window of the Dyadobacter pollutisoli genome harbors these coding sequences:
- a CDS encoding Gfo/Idh/MocA family protein — protein MKKREFLKIAGFSGIGLAGNGIAVNAGSKEPMSPSTSADRKQYFNMSGYAAPKIDTIRIGYIGLGNRGGGAIKRIVHLENVQVKGVADIVPEKANSARKQLEEAGHSPQVYTGSADAWKRLCESSDVDLIYICTPWNLHAPMALYAMEHGKHVAVEIPAATTVDDCWKLVETSERTKKHCMMLENCCYDFFELLTLNMARQGFFGEIVHVEGAYIHDIFDSLFQKDKRYDLWRLKENQRNGNLYPTHGLGPVAQILDINRGDKMDYLVSMASNDFMLEAKANQLAADDIAFKQFAGKKFRGNMNTTTIKTRKGKTIMLQHDVSSPRPYSRLHLISGTKGTAQKYPLPDNGMPGRISHGHEWVNESDFKALEAKYQPEIIKKVGELAKKVGGHGGMDFLMDWRLIDCLRNGLPLDQDVYDAASWSVISPLSEWSVANKSNSIDIPDFTNGSWKNNVPVDIALKAGGNTGVKS, from the coding sequence ATGAAAAAGAGAGAATTCTTGAAAATAGCTGGTTTTAGTGGAATAGGGCTTGCTGGTAACGGTATCGCTGTCAATGCAGGATCAAAAGAACCAATGTCACCAAGTACATCTGCCGATCGTAAGCAATATTTTAATATGAGTGGTTATGCGGCACCTAAAATTGATACAATCAGAATTGGTTATATCGGCTTGGGGAATCGTGGCGGTGGGGCTATTAAAAGAATTGTTCATCTCGAAAATGTACAGGTTAAAGGCGTCGCAGACATTGTTCCTGAGAAGGCAAACAGTGCCAGAAAGCAGCTGGAAGAAGCGGGCCATAGCCCTCAGGTTTATACGGGTTCGGCTGATGCCTGGAAGAGATTGTGCGAAAGCAGCGATGTGGACCTTATATACATTTGCACTCCCTGGAATCTGCACGCGCCTATGGCACTATATGCAATGGAACATGGCAAGCACGTGGCAGTAGAGATCCCAGCGGCGACTACTGTTGACGATTGCTGGAAACTGGTGGAAACTTCTGAAAGAACGAAGAAGCATTGTATGATGCTTGAAAATTGTTGTTACGATTTTTTCGAATTGTTAACACTGAATATGGCCCGTCAAGGCTTTTTCGGGGAAATTGTCCATGTAGAAGGAGCCTATATTCATGATATTTTCGACTCACTTTTTCAAAAGGATAAAAGATATGATCTATGGCGTCTGAAAGAGAATCAACGGAATGGGAATTTGTATCCTACTCATGGATTGGGGCCGGTGGCTCAGATTCTTGATATTAACCGGGGTGACAAAATGGATTATCTGGTTTCGATGGCCAGTAATGATTTTATGCTGGAAGCGAAGGCAAATCAGCTTGCTGCTGACGATATTGCGTTTAAGCAATTTGCCGGTAAGAAGTTCAGAGGAAATATGAATACTACCACTATCAAAACCAGGAAAGGGAAAACTATCATGTTACAGCATGATGTATCTTCGCCCCGCCCCTATTCAAGATTGCATTTGATCAGTGGTACGAAAGGTACTGCTCAGAAATATCCATTGCCTGACAATGGTATGCCAGGCAGAATATCCCATGGACATGAATGGGTGAATGAAAGTGATTTCAAGGCACTCGAAGCGAAGTATCAGCCGGAAATAATTAAAAAAGTAGGAGAACTTGCCAAGAAAGTTGGTGGGCACGGAGGAATGGATTTTCTGATGGACTGGCGATTAATCGACTGTTTGAGAAACGGACTACCGCTGGATCAGGACGTTTATGATGCAGCTTCATGGAGCGTTATTTCACCACTGAGTGAATGGTCGGTCGCTAACAAATCTAACTCCATTGACATTCCGGACTTTACAAATGGTTCATGGAAGAACAATGTACCCGTTGACATCGCATTGAAAGCAGGTGGGAATACAGGAGTCAAGTCATAG
- a CDS encoding LacI family DNA-binding transcriptional regulator, whose product MAKKYTTIKDIAKALGISVATVSRAMRDAYDVSPETRRQVLEAASIMKYRPNFNATGLVKSSTHKIGVIIPAITNYYFSTVITGIQEFALEKRYNIILHLTNDSAEWETKIVRELSLTSIDGILACISSETDDLGHFQELIDDGLPMVFFDRAASSILTSKVVQDDYQGARIATEHLIKCGYKKIAHITGPSGLGLTQNRLRGYHDTLEKHNLTSFGIIHSGFSRADGEKDLDQLFSTNEELPDAIFAVNDRKAIGAMLELRKRGVIVGKDIGIIGFTNDPISEIISPTLTTIAEPAYEIGKKSCELLIRHIQKSSFPIQELILPTELIVRESTMRL is encoded by the coding sequence ATGGCTAAAAAATATACAACGATTAAAGACATTGCAAAGGCTCTCGGAATATCCGTGGCAACGGTATCACGTGCAATGAGAGACGCGTATGATGTGAGTCCGGAAACAAGAAGACAAGTTCTGGAAGCTGCTTCAATTATGAAGTATCGTCCCAATTTTAATGCAACGGGCCTGGTAAAAAGCAGCACTCATAAGATCGGAGTCATTATTCCGGCGATAACCAACTACTATTTCTCCACGGTTATAACGGGCATTCAGGAATTCGCCCTTGAAAAGAGGTATAACATCATTTTACATCTCACTAATGACTCCGCTGAATGGGAAACGAAAATTGTCCGGGAATTGTCACTCACAAGCATTGATGGTATTTTGGCCTGTATAAGTTCCGAAACTGACGATTTGGGCCATTTTCAGGAGCTTATTGATGATGGCCTGCCAATGGTCTTCTTTGATCGGGCCGCGAGTTCCATCCTTACCTCCAAAGTGGTTCAAGATGACTATCAGGGTGCCCGCATAGCAACCGAACATCTGATAAAATGTGGCTATAAAAAAATTGCCCACATCACCGGACCGTCGGGACTTGGCTTAACACAAAATCGGCTTCGTGGTTATCATGACACTCTTGAAAAGCATAACCTTACTTCATTTGGGATTATACACTCAGGATTTAGCCGAGCAGATGGTGAAAAAGACCTGGATCAACTATTTTCGACAAATGAAGAATTGCCCGACGCTATCTTTGCCGTAAATGACCGCAAAGCCATAGGCGCAATGTTGGAGCTTAGAAAAAGGGGAGTTATAGTTGGAAAAGACATCGGGATTATTGGATTCACTAATGATCCCATTTCAGAAATCATCTCTCCAACGCTCACAACCATTGCGGAACCCGCCTACGAAATCGGGAAAAAGAGTTGCGAACTACTTATCAGACATATTCAAAAGAGCAGTTTCCCTATTCAGGAACTGATCCTCCCTACAGAGCTAATTGTAAGAGAATCGACTATGAGACTCTGA
- a CDS encoding ribonucleoside-diphosphate reductase subunit alpha: MYVIKRDGRRESVKFDKVTARIEKLSYGLDSNFIQPIEVAKKVVSGIYDGVTTAELDNLAAETAASMTTKHPDYAILAARVAISNLHKNTLKSFSATMKRLYTYTDSKTGENASLISKEVHDVIRQNASLFDSTIIYDRDYGYDYFGYKTLEKSYLLKVDGKIVERPQHMLMRVAVGIHQDDVQAAIETYHLLSEKWFTHATPTLFNAGTPKPQMSSCFLLTMKEDSISGIYDTLKNCALISQSAGGIGLSIHDVRATGSYIKGTNGQSNGIVPMLRVFNDTARYVDQGGGKRKGSFAIYMEPWHADIFDFLDLKKNHGKEEQRALDLFYALWIPDLFMKRVEANDTWSLFDPHECPGLSDTHSEEFEKLYEQYELEGKARKTIKAQDLWFAIMESQIETGTPYMLYKDHANGKSNQKNLGTIKSSNLCTEIIEYTAPDEVAVCNLASIALPKFVEQSADGFMRFDHKKLYEITKVITRNLNKIIDLNYYPIPEAEKSNKRHRPIGIGVQGLADAFCMMRMPFDSDEARQLNKDVFETIYYGAMEASMELAIQHGPYETWAGSPVSQGIFQFDMWGVTPESNRWNWDKLRKEVVKYGVRNSLLLAPMPTASTSQILGNNECFEPFTSNIYVRRVLSGEFVVVNKYLLKDLVRLGLWNEEMKNNLVRASGSVQPIPNIPQNIKDLYKTAWEIKQRSLLDMSADRGAFICQSQSLNIFMEEANFGKLTSMHFYAWKKGLKTGMYYLRTRAASDPVQFTVSKQAEVQLEPATVVVAEKELDYVQYAEDHAKPVVPRDNRSDMQCSLDDPESCEACGS; encoded by the coding sequence ATGTATGTAATAAAGCGTGACGGTCGCCGCGAATCTGTGAAATTCGACAAAGTGACTGCCCGTATTGAGAAACTGAGCTATGGCCTGGACTCAAATTTTATCCAACCCATAGAAGTAGCAAAAAAGGTTGTATCCGGCATTTATGACGGCGTTACTACCGCCGAGCTGGATAACCTGGCTGCCGAAACTGCAGCTTCCATGACCACCAAACACCCGGATTATGCTATCCTGGCCGCCCGTGTTGCTATCTCAAATCTCCATAAGAACACATTGAAGTCTTTTTCGGCTACAATGAAGCGTCTTTATACATATACAGATTCAAAAACCGGTGAAAATGCTTCTTTGATCTCGAAAGAGGTTCATGACGTGATCCGTCAGAACGCGTCTCTTTTTGATTCAACCATTATATATGACCGCGATTATGGTTACGACTACTTTGGCTATAAAACGCTAGAGAAATCATATCTATTAAAGGTTGACGGTAAAATCGTTGAAAGACCCCAACATATGTTGATGCGTGTGGCGGTGGGTATTCACCAGGACGACGTGCAGGCAGCGATTGAAACATATCATTTGCTTTCGGAGAAATGGTTTACCCATGCAACGCCTACATTGTTCAATGCAGGTACGCCGAAGCCGCAAATGTCTTCCTGTTTCTTACTTACAATGAAAGAGGACAGTATCAGCGGTATATATGATACACTTAAGAATTGTGCTTTGATATCTCAGTCAGCAGGAGGTATTGGATTGAGCATTCACGATGTTCGTGCGACGGGTTCTTATATTAAAGGAACAAATGGTCAGTCGAATGGTATCGTACCAATGCTTCGTGTGTTCAACGATACCGCCAGATATGTCGATCAGGGAGGTGGAAAGCGCAAAGGTTCTTTTGCTATATATATGGAACCCTGGCATGCCGATATTTTCGATTTTCTTGATCTTAAGAAAAATCATGGTAAAGAAGAACAGCGCGCGCTCGACCTTTTCTATGCACTTTGGATTCCTGATTTGTTCATGAAGAGAGTTGAAGCCAATGATACATGGTCATTGTTTGACCCACACGAATGTCCGGGTCTTTCGGATACGCACAGCGAGGAATTCGAAAAGCTGTACGAACAATATGAATTGGAAGGAAAGGCGCGGAAAACCATCAAGGCACAGGATCTCTGGTTTGCGATCATGGAATCTCAAATAGAGACGGGTACTCCTTATATGTTGTACAAAGACCATGCGAATGGTAAGTCCAACCAGAAAAACCTGGGAACGATCAAATCTTCCAACCTTTGTACCGAGATCATTGAATATACAGCTCCTGACGAAGTGGCAGTATGTAACCTTGCTTCCATTGCTTTGCCAAAGTTTGTGGAGCAGAGTGCGGACGGTTTCATGCGGTTTGACCACAAGAAGTTATATGAGATCACAAAAGTGATTACACGTAACCTTAATAAAATCATCGACCTTAATTACTATCCCATTCCTGAGGCCGAAAAAAGCAACAAGCGACACCGGCCAATCGGGATTGGTGTGCAAGGACTTGCCGATGCATTTTGTATGATGCGTATGCCTTTCGATTCGGACGAAGCACGTCAATTGAATAAAGATGTGTTTGAGACGATTTATTATGGCGCAATGGAGGCATCTATGGAACTGGCTATCCAGCATGGTCCATATGAAACTTGGGCGGGCAGTCCGGTATCTCAAGGAATATTCCAGTTTGATATGTGGGGTGTCACTCCTGAAAGCAATCGCTGGAATTGGGACAAGCTGAGAAAAGAGGTTGTTAAATATGGTGTACGCAATTCATTACTGCTAGCGCCAATGCCGACAGCTTCTACCAGCCAGATTTTAGGTAACAATGAATGCTTCGAGCCATTCACTTCTAATATATATGTAAGAAGGGTTCTTTCCGGGGAGTTTGTGGTAGTCAACAAGTACCTGCTCAAAGATCTGGTAAGGCTGGGACTTTGGAACGAAGAGATGAAGAATAACCTGGTACGTGCGAGTGGATCGGTGCAGCCGATTCCGAACATTCCTCAGAACATTAAAGATCTTTATAAGACGGCGTGGGAGATCAAGCAGCGCAGCCTACTGGATATGTCGGCCGACCGCGGTGCATTCATCTGCCAGTCTCAGTCACTGAATATCTTTATGGAAGAGGCTAACTTCGGTAAGCTGACTTCTATGCACTTCTATGCATGGAAAAAAGGACTTAAAACAGGTATGTACTACTTGCGTACACGTGCTGCTTCCGATCCTGTTCAATTCACCGTCAGCAAGCAGGCAGAAGTTCAGCTGGAACCTGCTACTGTTGTAGTGGCGGAGAAAGAGCTGGATTATGTACAATATGCCGAGGATCATGCCAAACCTGTTGTTCCAAGGGATAATCGATCGGATATGCAATGCTCATTGGACGATCCTGAAAGCTGCGAAGCATGCGGTTCCTGA
- a CDS encoding sugar phosphate isomerase/epimerase family protein: MSQIIDQATRRDFLKQTTGIVAGLTVGSALQDVLAAPPIQPLYSLQLGVYAAYNKATFLKESGCTYIEESVAGFLIPPDGDAQYEKNLQQLRQDHFPIKSYVILLPGSLKTLGPDANHEAILQRTELVLKRAKECGSQYVVFGSGASRVIPDGFDRAIAKAQHIELTKKMAPLAEKYGVTIAVEPLNRGETNFINSLAEGVEIVDAVKSPRIKLLCDIYHMLKEDESPLEIVKYGKHIVHCHIAEKESRTPPGVKGDDFRPYLSALKKINYKGGLSIECFVYTDFDKEAKRGIEVLKQQLSEV, from the coding sequence ATGAGTCAAATTATTGATCAGGCTACCAGGAGAGATTTCCTTAAACAGACCACCGGAATAGTGGCTGGACTAACAGTAGGTTCGGCTCTTCAGGACGTGCTGGCCGCACCGCCAATCCAGCCATTGTATTCGTTACAGCTCGGCGTGTATGCCGCTTACAACAAGGCTACTTTCTTAAAAGAGTCTGGATGTACCTATATAGAGGAATCAGTTGCGGGCTTTCTGATCCCGCCCGACGGCGACGCTCAGTATGAAAAGAATCTTCAGCAGCTACGGCAAGACCATTTCCCGATCAAGTCTTATGTAATCCTGTTACCAGGAAGTTTGAAAACATTGGGACCAGACGCCAACCATGAGGCTATCCTGCAACGTACCGAGCTGGTTCTCAAAAGGGCGAAGGAATGTGGCTCACAATATGTTGTATTCGGCAGCGGCGCCTCACGCGTTATCCCGGATGGTTTTGATCGCGCCATCGCTAAAGCACAGCACATTGAACTGACGAAGAAAATGGCGCCGCTGGCAGAAAAGTATGGCGTTACCATTGCCGTAGAGCCGCTTAACCGGGGAGAAACCAATTTTATCAACAGCCTGGCCGAAGGGGTAGAAATTGTAGACGCTGTAAAAAGCCCGCGAATCAAGCTGCTATGCGACATTTACCATATGCTCAAGGAAGACGAATCGCCTTTGGAGATTGTTAAATACGGCAAGCACATTGTCCATTGCCACATTGCTGAGAAGGAAAGCCGCACGCCTCCCGGGGTCAAAGGAGATGATTTCAGGCCATACCTAAGCGCATTGAAGAAAATCAATTACAAAGGCGGATTATCCATTGAATGTTTCGTATACACGGATTTTGACAAAGAAGCAAAAAGAGGAATTGAGGTTCTGAAACAGCAACTAAGTGAGGTTTAG
- a CDS encoding type B 50S ribosomal protein L31: MKKDIHPNYREVVFWDLSSDFKFITRSTIETSENITWEDGKSYPVYKVEVSSQSHPFYTGKNVLVDTAGRVDKFRKRYGQKDA; the protein is encoded by the coding sequence ATGAAAAAAGATATTCATCCCAACTATAGAGAGGTTGTTTTCTGGGATCTATCAAGCGATTTTAAATTCATTACGCGTTCTACCATAGAAACCAGCGAAAACATTACTTGGGAAGATGGAAAATCTTATCCGGTTTATAAAGTTGAGGTTTCTTCTCAGTCGCACCCATTCTACACAGGTAAAAATGTACTGGTAGATACAGCAGGACGTGTTGACAAGTTCAGAAAACGTTACGGACAAAAAGACGCTTAA
- a CDS encoding putative sugar nucleotidyl transferase, translating to MPDIILFDDPVLRTQLLPFTYTRPVSGIRIGINTIAEKWMDWLQTPISFLTERYLSPKFRIHTSADNVFINGSLCPDANLAVTIHELPFNTALISAQNEILAVRTATRWNPSVGLDDFTTISYSEPFTMVRNVWDIFAFNGGQIKADFERIVSSRQSADLTDPYTCCYNSENIFIEEGAVVKASVLNAENGPIYIGRNALIQEGSMIQGPFAIGESSVLAQGTKIRPNTTVGPFCKVGGEVSNCVIFGYSNKGHDGYLGNSVLGEWCNLGANTNNSNLKNDHSVVKLHSYVSDTLADTALLFCGLMMGDYSKAGISTMFNTGTVVGVSVNVFGAGFQAKHVPSFSWGGAAEGFSEYRFQKALTVARDTVSRRNVAFDETEESILKSVFEQTQEQRLA from the coding sequence ATGCCCGACATTATTCTGTTTGACGATCCGGTACTGAGAACTCAATTATTGCCTTTTACATACACCAGACCGGTTTCTGGTATTCGCATTGGAATAAATACAATTGCCGAAAAATGGATGGACTGGCTTCAAACACCGATATCCTTCCTTACCGAAAGATATCTAAGTCCCAAATTCAGGATACATACTTCTGCGGATAATGTGTTCATCAATGGCAGCTTATGTCCTGATGCGAACCTTGCCGTTACCATTCATGAGCTACCTTTTAATACAGCATTGATTTCCGCGCAAAACGAGATTCTGGCTGTCAGAACTGCCACGAGGTGGAATCCTTCTGTGGGTTTGGACGATTTTACGACCATATCCTATAGTGAACCGTTTACAATGGTCAGGAATGTCTGGGATATTTTCGCTTTCAATGGCGGACAGATAAAGGCTGACTTTGAAAGAATTGTTTCATCACGCCAGTCGGCTGATCTTACGGATCCTTATACGTGCTGCTATAATTCGGAGAATATATTTATTGAAGAAGGCGCTGTGGTTAAGGCTTCCGTTTTGAATGCAGAAAATGGCCCTATTTACATTGGCCGGAACGCATTGATACAGGAAGGCTCCATGATACAGGGCCCATTTGCGATCGGCGAAAGTTCTGTATTGGCACAAGGTACCAAAATCAGGCCTAACACAACCGTCGGGCCGTTTTGCAAGGTAGGCGGCGAAGTAAGCAACTGTGTTATATTTGGTTATAGTAACAAAGGGCATGACGGCTACCTCGGCAATTCGGTTTTGGGCGAATGGTGTAACCTTGGAGCCAATACCAATAACTCCAATCTAAAAAATGACCATAGTGTTGTAAAACTGCATAGCTACGTGTCAGATACGCTCGCTGACACAGCTCTGCTCTTTTGCGGGCTCATGATGGGCGATTATTCCAAAGCAGGAATTTCGACTATGTTCAACACTGGCACCGTTGTTGGCGTAAGTGTTAATGTATTCGGGGCAGGATTTCAGGCCAAGCATGTCCCATCGTTTTCGTGGGGCGGAGCAGCCGAAGGTTTTTCCGAATACCGTTTTCAAAAGGCGCTAACAGTGGCCCGGGATACTGTGAGCCGCCGGAATGTAGCTTTTGATGAAACGGAGGAAAGTATCCTGAAATCTGTATTCGAGCAAACACAGGAACAGCGCCTCGCGTAG
- a CDS encoding DNA polymerase III subunit, giving the protein MLFKDIPGLEDIKSTLRRSVQNSHLAHAQLFDYPTGGGGLAMALAFSTYINCENRNELDACGVCASCAKMSKLVHPDFHFIFPIATSKKIDGKTSEAFLPLWRSFLIESPYRVLPEWLDHISAENKQGNISVEEARGILRKLSVKAYEGEYKILLIWKPDIMNAASSNAILKILEEPPEKTLFLLVSDQSDKLLTTIISRTQRITVPAFSDQEVRSYLKQHDVTETAANQIAYLCDGNLSEALKLVQETEDDRSAWFAAWMRSCYKFDISHLVKLADGYDVMNKEKQKGMLEYSLKLFRDMLVWSHGAGELLRVPQEELTFVQNFSKTVNFESLEKMIEEVNVAYYHIERNVRAKMVFLDLSLTVAQFFQRR; this is encoded by the coding sequence GTGCTATTCAAAGACATTCCGGGACTGGAAGACATCAAATCAACGCTCAGGAGATCGGTGCAGAACAGTCATCTGGCACATGCTCAGCTGTTCGACTACCCTACCGGCGGCGGCGGGCTGGCAATGGCGCTCGCGTTTTCGACCTATATCAACTGTGAAAACCGGAATGAACTGGACGCTTGCGGAGTATGCGCTTCGTGCGCCAAAATGAGCAAGCTTGTTCATCCGGACTTCCATTTTATTTTCCCGATCGCTACGTCAAAAAAAATTGACGGTAAAACCAGCGAGGCATTCCTTCCATTGTGGCGCTCGTTTTTAATTGAAAGCCCCTACCGGGTATTACCCGAATGGCTCGACCATATCAGCGCAGAAAACAAGCAAGGGAATATTTCGGTGGAGGAAGCAAGGGGAATTTTGCGAAAACTTTCCGTTAAGGCCTACGAAGGCGAATATAAGATCCTTTTGATCTGGAAACCCGACATTATGAATGCGGCCTCTTCCAATGCTATTTTAAAGATTTTGGAAGAGCCGCCTGAAAAAACATTGTTCCTGCTCGTTAGCGACCAGTCGGACAAGTTATTAACGACCATTATTTCCAGAACACAGCGAATTACGGTGCCCGCTTTTAGTGATCAGGAGGTTCGCTCTTACCTTAAACAGCATGACGTTACTGAAACCGCTGCCAACCAGATTGCCTATTTGTGTGATGGAAATCTTTCCGAAGCATTGAAACTGGTTCAGGAAACGGAAGACGACCGCTCTGCCTGGTTTGCCGCTTGGATGCGTTCATGCTACAAATTCGACATTTCACATCTCGTCAAATTGGCTGATGGGTACGATGTCATGAACAAGGAAAAGCAGAAAGGTATGTTGGAATATTCATTGAAATTGTTTCGGGATATGTTGGTTTGGAGCCACGGGGCAGGAGAACTTTTGCGGGTTCCGCAGGAAGAACTTACTTTCGTACAGAATTTTTCCAAAACCGTTAACTTCGAATCACTGGAAAAAATGATTGAAGAAGTGAATGTCGCTTACTACCACATTGAACGGAATGTAAGGGCAAAGATGGTTTTCTTAGACCTCTCTTTAACAGTTGCACAATTCTTTCAGCGCAGATGA
- a CDS encoding ATP-dependent zinc protease family protein, translating to MKQHLEVIGATDLVDLPELGWFNVPVRIDSGATSSAIHCSRVRLIRDGDETKLCFYLDAKKGAPQQSFTVTDFKETIVRNSSGKEEKRYVIKTRVKLFGRNFRTEFSLANRRKMSYPILLGRKLLKNRFIIDVSRKNLSAAKQAPARHGQGKK from the coding sequence ATGAAACAGCATTTGGAGGTTATTGGGGCAACTGATCTCGTCGATTTACCAGAACTTGGCTGGTTCAATGTTCCGGTACGCATTGATTCCGGGGCTACCAGTTCTGCCATTCATTGTTCACGCGTCCGGCTGATCAGAGATGGCGATGAAACCAAGCTTTGCTTTTATCTTGATGCAAAAAAAGGAGCGCCCCAGCAGTCTTTCACCGTCACCGATTTTAAAGAAACAATTGTAAGAAACTCTTCCGGCAAAGAAGAAAAGCGATATGTGATCAAAACCCGCGTAAAGCTCTTTGGAAGAAACTTCCGGACTGAGTTTTCTCTCGCTAACCGCCGGAAAATGAGTTACCCCATTCTACTAGGACGAAAATTGCTCAAAAACCGGTTTATCATAGATGTATCCCGCAAAAATCTGTCCGCTGCCAAACAGGCGCCGGCACGTCACGGTCAGGGAAAGAAATGA
- the rimK gene encoding 30S ribosomal protein S6--L-glutamate ligase, which yields MKIAVLSTNPDLYSTRRLVEAIKQRGHQAVVIDHVKCFVMIEGGKPTIIYKGKPIKGIDAVIPRIGTSVNAFGCAVVRQLELMKVFTTVKSQAILRSRDKLRSMQVLAKSGVDIPKTVFAKNPAQVTELIHMVGGPPVIIKLLEGTQGVGVVLAETIKAAKSTIEAFYGLRANFLIQEYIAESKGADIRAFVIGNKVIAAMKRQGAEGDFRSNLHRGGEGCIIELSPEEEHTAIAAAKALGVRIAGVDLLQSDRGPLVMEVNSSPGLRGIEEVSGIDIASLIVAYIEDKIVTDEGDTVGV from the coding sequence ATGAAAATCGCCGTGTTATCCACCAATCCCGACCTTTATTCAACAAGGCGTCTGGTGGAGGCAATCAAACAAAGAGGTCACCAGGCTGTGGTTATCGACCACGTCAAATGCTTCGTGATGATCGAAGGGGGAAAACCTACTATTATATATAAAGGCAAACCAATAAAAGGGATCGATGCAGTAATTCCACGAATAGGGACTTCGGTCAATGCTTTTGGATGCGCTGTGGTCCGCCAGCTGGAACTGATGAAGGTTTTTACGACCGTAAAATCACAAGCGATCTTACGTTCCCGCGACAAATTGCGAAGTATGCAGGTGTTGGCAAAGTCAGGTGTTGATATTCCAAAAACGGTATTTGCCAAAAACCCCGCCCAGGTTACTGAATTGATCCATATGGTGGGTGGCCCTCCCGTTATCATTAAACTTCTGGAAGGAACCCAGGGTGTAGGGGTAGTACTAGCTGAAACGATCAAAGCCGCCAAGTCCACCATTGAAGCATTTTACGGGTTACGGGCCAATTTCCTGATCCAGGAGTACATTGCAGAATCCAAAGGTGCTGATATACGTGCATTTGTGATTGGAAACAAAGTGATCGCTGCCATGAAAAGGCAGGGGGCCGAAGGCGACTTTCGCTCGAATTTACATCGGGGTGGCGAGGGTTGTATCATTGAACTTTCTCCGGAAGAGGAACATACCGCCATTGCAGCTGCGAAAGCATTGGGTGTCAGAATCGCCGGAGTTGACCTGCTGCAATCTGACCGGGGACCGCTGGTAATGGAAGTCAATTCTTCGCCGGGCCTCAGAGGAATAGAAGAAGTAAGCGGAATTGACATCGCCTCGCTGATTGTTGCTTACATTGAAGACAAAATTGTTACCGACGAAGGAGATACTGTTGGCGTTTGA
- a CDS encoding type II toxin-antitoxin system HigB family toxin — protein MRIIALKTLKDYLEAYPKAGQSLLSWHEEAESSNWNSPNELKEQYRNASILSNKRVVFNIHGNTYRLIVDIEFRLKIVFIVWFGPHEAYDKIDAKKIGYDRSNKK, from the coding sequence ATGAGAATAATTGCCCTAAAAACACTGAAAGACTATTTAGAAGCTTATCCAAAAGCCGGGCAATCGTTATTGTCCTGGCATGAAGAAGCGGAATCTTCTAACTGGAATTCTCCCAACGAATTAAAAGAGCAGTATCGCAATGCCTCCATACTGAGCAATAAGCGAGTCGTTTTTAACATTCATGGTAATACATATCGCCTTATTGTTGATATCGAATTCAGGTTGAAAATAGTTTTTATCGTTTGGTTTGGGCCGCATGAAGCATATGATAAAATTGATGCTAAAAAAATAGGGTATGATCGCTCCAATAAAAAATAA
- a CDS encoding helix-turn-helix domain-containing protein has translation MIAPIKNNVQYEQALEHIYELMQAELAPDSIESDELEVLSILVKEYENLNFPMPKPNPVEAIKFRLEQLGITEKELSEILGYRSRKSEILSGKRKLSLDMIRKLNETLHIPADVLIQAY, from the coding sequence ATGATCGCTCCAATAAAAAATAATGTTCAGTACGAGCAGGCGCTGGAACATATATATGAACTAATGCAGGCAGAGCTAGCACCAGATTCTATTGAATCAGATGAATTGGAAGTATTATCAATTCTGGTCAAAGAATATGAAAACCTAAACTTTCCTATGCCAAAACCCAACCCGGTAGAAGCTATCAAATTTAGGCTCGAACAATTGGGGATTACGGAAAAAGAGCTGTCCGAAATACTGGGATATCGCTCGCGAAAATCTGAAATTTTGTCCGGCAAAAGAAAGCTAAGTCTCGATATGATCCGAAAATTGAATGAAACACTGCATATCCCAGCAGATGTTCTTATACAAGCTTATTGA